From Schizosaccharomyces pombe strain 972h- genome assembly, chromosome: II, the proteins below share one genomic window:
- the mug124 gene encoding protein mug124 (Schizosaccharomyces pombe specific protein), with protein sequence MRLQSLSSVAIAETRRQIILTIINSLVYLVNFISCPSIHSIPFHISTHLTSCQANISLLKIVGLHCPFHRRGIASLSVCVALHWIAFSCSVMCHFAWSCALPCFVDSFFPSNFFLRTYALFTFSLQLWSGNDLQGNHSYLATPTR encoded by the coding sequence ATGAGACTGCAGTCACTGTCAAGTGTTGCTATTGCTGAGACTAGGAGACAAATCATTCTTACTATTATTAACTCTCTTGTTTACTTGgtaaatttcatttcatgTCCATCCATTCATTCCATTCCATTCCACATCTCCACCCATCTCACATCATGTCAAGCTAATATTTCTCTGCTCAAAATCGTTGGTCTGCATTGTCCATTCCATCGTCGTGGCATTGCATCTCTGAGTGTATGTGTGGCATTGCATTGGATTGCGTTTTCATGCTCGGTCATGTGTCACTTTGCTTGGAGTTGCGCTTTGCCTTGTTTTGTCgattcattttttccatCCAATTTCTTCCTTCGTACATACGCTTTGTTTACGTTTTCGCTGCAGCTCTGGTCAGGTAACGATTTGCAAGGCAACCATTCCTATTTAGCAACCCCGACACGATGA